A window from Aquabacterium sp. NJ1 encodes these proteins:
- a CDS encoding response regulator: MSELHAHILVIEDDPTIRHFVRLTLESEGHESHEADTLRRGLIAAGTRRPDLVVLDLGLPDGDGANFIREFRTWSTTPVIVLSARSAESDKINALDAGADDYLVKPFGSGELMARVRAQLRRHLHQTPSGDSTIRFGELELDLVRRQLSKRGTLVHLTPIEYKLLTYLAGQPDRVITHSHLLKAVWGPGHGEDTHYVRVHMANLRKKVEANPSMPQHLLTEVGVGYRFVNR; the protein is encoded by the coding sequence ATGAGCGAACTGCATGCACACATTCTGGTCATCGAAGATGATCCGACGATCCGGCACTTTGTTCGACTCACTCTCGAATCGGAGGGGCACGAATCACACGAGGCCGATACGTTGCGACGAGGCCTGATCGCAGCGGGCACCCGTCGGCCTGATCTCGTGGTACTCGACCTGGGCTTACCTGACGGAGATGGGGCCAACTTCATCCGCGAGTTCCGAACATGGTCGACTACACCTGTGATCGTCTTATCAGCACGCAGCGCCGAGTCCGACAAGATCAATGCACTGGATGCCGGTGCCGACGACTACTTGGTCAAGCCCTTTGGCTCCGGTGAACTCATGGCCAGAGTGCGAGCTCAACTACGCAGACACCTGCATCAGACGCCCAGTGGCGACAGCACCATTCGCTTTGGCGAACTGGAGCTGGATCTCGTCAGGCGCCAATTGAGCAAGCGTGGAACACTGGTCCACCTCACCCCTATTGAGTACAAGTTGCTCACTTACCTGGCCGGTCAGCCGGATCGCGTCATCACGCATAGCCATTTGCTTAAGGCCGTCTGGGGCCCGGGACATGGTGAAGACACCCACTACGTGCGCGTGCACATGGCCAACCTGCGCAAAAAGGTCGAGGCCAACCCATCCATGCCCCAACACCTGTTGACCGAGGTCGGTGTGGGGTATCGCTTCGTCAATCGATAA